The Silurus meridionalis isolate SWU-2019-XX chromosome 18, ASM1480568v1, whole genome shotgun sequence genome includes the window gtaatatttaattatgtttcAAGGCCATGAGGAGAAAGTGAGACTTGGTGGCTCATCGAGATATGATGTTGTGTCTCTTTGTAAGTCAAACCTAACAAAGAATCCCTAAGTCCAAGTGGCActgaaaacaagaaacaaatccGAGCAAACtgactaataatttttttttttttaaagatgcttTTCAATGACTTGATggcatttattatttctttgcattCTATAAGTAGGTGATTTCGTACTAGTCGTCAACTCACTGCTGCAGTCAGGTCAAGTATTCACCAAAAAGTGCACACGAATGCTTCTACTGCCAGCTAGTGGTCAAAACAagacattgtcttaaaaacAACTTGCAGGCTTTCAAAAAGTTTTGCCTACTTTATCATtttcaaaaatgaaaataatgtgaCACATGAGATGCAACCTTAACTGTGTGATCAATATGCATGTGAACAAATTACAGTCTATTTGTCCAATAATTTAAATCATGCTAAAACTGTGCATAACATTCATTTGAAGCTAGTTTGTTATTGATCTCTAATTTATTAGAATATAAGCTTCACCAAGTACTACCAAAGAAAATCCATCAGCAATCTTTAAATCACAATGCAGCAGTTCTTTTAGTAATGTAGTCTGTCTAGCTCTCTTACCTCACCTGCTTAACTGATCAGtttccacatcttccaaaaaaTGCTTAACTCCATCAAGATTGTCATTGACAAATAGACACAACATATCTAGATGAGCCACCAAGTCTCACTTTCTCCTCATGGCCTTgacacatatttaaatattacatacatcaAAAAGGCACAGTTGTGTGTATTTAGCAATGATACAGTAAATCGCTAACTTGCCAAAACGAATCTCTGCTGTAATTTCTCACTACGGCTTTGAACTGCTGCTCTGCATTCTGAAGTACACTGTTTGCAGTTGCAACTGTGTATACACTGGAGTTCTCATTAATAAGATATTTGAGATTATAATGTTTATGGCACACAACATAGTTTTAAATCGCACAGAACAAAACACACTTAAGCATAATAAATCTTTCAACTTTGTTTTATTACTATGCAATATACAGATTATTTTCTACAGTCTCTTAGTAATGGGTTGATTTGATAGCTTTTTCTCAAATCCATGTTTCTTGCAATGACAACAGAGACCACTCTACATTTCCTTTGTTTGCTGCTCTTCCAAATGTACCCTAGAATGGTATGTGAACTCCACGTGAGTTCTGGTTTTTGCTCAAGCACACATTTCAATTTCCTGTGACATCTTCAATGGAAATCCAGTAACAATTCAGTTAGATCCTATGTTagattttatgaataaaaaataccaGGCTCTTGAATTCCCAAGAAGGATCCacttttcaaaatatttcaattttatGATAAAGGAAATGGCTAAAACACTGTTTACACCATACTCAGAAATACAATGTTTAGTAAACTGTTTAGAATTCACAcagtcatgtaaaaaaaaatcccaaatgtCCAAAATTTCCTCTGCATATTTGAACGTCTCTGCGTGATGTTAACTTTTCTGAGCTGATTTTTTCTTGGCTATTTCTGTCTGAATCTGCTCTGGAAACTGCTCCAAGTTTTCCCTTACACACTGTAGGCAGAAGCGTTTGGTGTAGAAAATGCTGCAGTCCTGTACAAAACattcaaaaatgcaaaaaaaaaaaaaaatgtcagtgtgCCTTTCTgaataaatgccattaatgAGATGGTATTTTCTTCCCTCTTTGCAACAATGCTGCAGTAAATCCTAAATTAGTAGCACTAATTACGAGTACAAAAACTATTATAAAACAGACATAACATTCAATTTGCTAGGCACCAATGAAACTTCTATATGCAATACAATTACAACAGAGATACCATTCAGTAtcctaggaaaaaaaaaacgtcaatGAAAGAATCTGATTAGACCGTACCGTGCCAACACATACAGTCTTGTTACACAAACTGCACTTGGAGCCCAATAtaaggaatttgtttttgtctggAGTGAAGGGATCACGCATGCCATAGCAGTCTTCCAGAAGCCTGAAGAAAAATGGGTGTAGTCAAGTATTTAACAAGAGCACAAGCATGTTTAATAACCTACTTTGCAGCAACCCTTACTGGCCATTTTATTAGGGATATCCATTGTACAGTCAGCCACCATTAACACATTAATTATGCAATGAAAGAGATGCATACCATAGCTTTCTAGTAAGCATAGTGGGATTTCGCATCCTAGCAACACTGCTGAATCTGATACACCCAATGCTGTGTGATTTTTCACATTGTCTATTTGTGTCCAGGTTTTGTGCTTTTCATCATCTTCCATAAACATGCATAGACGTGGACTGGTGACACGAAATTGCCATCAAGTGTGAATGAGGGTGCATGGGGGTTTAGGCATTAAGAAGGATGCAATCCTGCCTCATTGCCAGTGTTTTTAGGCATACATTTTGCATACAAAGTGCCATGATTTATGTTTGATGAAAGGCACAATTGCAGgacttgtgtgtatgtgtatgaattTCATCTCCTAACATAGTTGTGataaacattaaaatctttattgTAATGTTATTTGTTGTAATAATCACTAAATAAAGGGGAATTAATTGCTGAAAGTTTGTGACATTATTTTTTTGACACCTATTATTAAAAATCAGGGCAGTAAATAATTGCACCATGATCTTTTGGGTCAATGAATGTAATGTGATCAGTGAGCAGAAATATGACTGAAATGCTTTGGATCTTAGAGTCACGTGTCAGCCTGCCAATAGATCACCTTTGTTTGCTCTATATGGCATTATTAGTCATCTAGTGTGAAACACGGTCGAGATGATTATATTAACATTCGACTTACCCGATCCCTCGGGTGTTTGGTGGTTTCTTTCCGTAGAACGTGTATGCACAAGATAACTCACACAACGCGCATGTAAACACTCCTATTGCAGCTTCCTCTGTGGCGTCCATTTTAGCGGCGGCGGCGTGAGTCCActtctgccccctgctggtgaGTCAAGAAATGCACGTCGTTATCAAAAACCGGGGAATTCGTTTTTCGACGCATTTAGCATACATAAACACCGACGTTCCATTGTAGCACAGTCCCTTTTTTAATcttaattaatgtttaatttctgTTGGTCTCTTACCAACTTTTGCGTTGAAATATTCAAACCGGAAGCAGGAAGAGTTCCGGCTTCACACAGCTATGGATGCCATTGGTAAGGAGGGAACTTCACACTTTGCATGGTTTCCGTTGGTAATACAATCTTTTTTATCAGGTTTACGTTATCAGCACGGGAGCTGCTCGTTACTTGAAGTATTTTTTGAGAAGAGTGGGGAAACTGCAGATCGTGTAGCATGCTAATGGTTACTGTGGTTTACTTTAAATAGGATTATTCGGCCTAGAGGTTAGCATTAGCACTAGCTAACGGATAGAGATCTGTTAGCATTAGCACTAGCTAACATAGAGAGCTGTTatccagtgctaatgctaaccTTAAGGCCGAATAATCCTGTTTATTGCAAGTGTATGGGACTGTATAATATCCTTAAACCATGGCTCAAATATAGCTACTGTTTGCACACTTAACGCCTTACTTTGATTGGTTGTTAGCCATATAGTTAACAATTCAACGTTACAGACGTGTTTGGGCGTGTCCACGTTACTTCAGTGACCGCGCGGTGTCTAAGCCCCGCCCCCCGGTTGCGCCGCTTTgattacttttgtttatttactgccATTTGTCATGATCTATATGATAATCATACATTGCATTATCTGTTTGCATCTTGTGTATATAGGGCCAGTCAaaattttggacacacctttttcttcttcagcggtgtactttatttttttttataattgtcaaccttgtacattaatactggaCATCTACAGTATGAAAGAACACACATGGAAAtatatagtaaacaaaaactttttaaaacataccagaatgttttatattttagtttgcCCAAAGGAGCTACATTCAGATTCAATGACATCTTGGCAAACTCATGGCATTCTCTTATTAGattcatgaggtagtcacctggaatggtgtTCAGTTCACAGATGTGCCTTGTGAAGCGTTCATTTGTGACAGTTCTTGGCTTCTTAATGTAATTTAGACCATACGTTGTCAGTCAATTATCCCTATTAATTCTACTACAAAATACtatacaaatccatattatggcatgCAACACtgattttagttaaaaaaaaaattaaataaaaagaaagaaaagacagtccAGTATTACTTGAAGATCATGTGTAGAATAAAGATCAGTCATTCcaagattttaaatgtattcccaAATCAATGGGAATTCAAGTGGCTCAATATTTCAAGATCCAGTGTTCATAGGAGACTGCATaagtcaggccttcatggtcgAGTCgtggcaaagaaaccattactgCAGAGGAACAACAAAcggaatatttttgttttttttctcgggCCAATAAATGGACaatagatcagtggaaaacatttatttggtcTAATGAGTCCAAAGATGAGCTTTTTGATTCTAACTGCTGTGTTCCAGATGaaatgtgtggttcccactgtaaAGTGGGATTTCCATTCAAGTTCTTATATATTTTGGATGTTTTCAGTGTTAAAGtacaatgttaaataataaaaataaagaaaagccactgaaggagaaggtgtgtccaaacaagTGACTGgtactatgtatgtatgtatgtatgtatctatctatctatgtatctatctatgtatctatctatgtatctatctatgtatctatctatgtatctatctatctatctatctatctatctatctatctatctgaaaTGTTTGTGATGTGCTTGGTGGTTCCTGTGCTAATGCTATTTAATTCTTTAGAAA containing:
- the cdpf1 gene encoding cysteine-rich DPF motif domain-containing protein 1, whose product is MDATEEAAIGVFTCALCELSCAYTFYGKKPPNTRGIGLLEDCYGMRDPFTPDKNKFLILGSKCSLCNKTVCVGTDCSIFYTKRFCLQCVRENLEQFPEQIQTEIAKKKSAQKS